A stretch of DNA from Pyxicephalus adspersus chromosome 5, UCB_Pads_2.0, whole genome shotgun sequence:
TTTAATCATTTTATCTATATTGTTCGTGTCACATACAGTGTCGTTCTCCTTTATTATATTGTACAGGAACAAGGGAACACCGTCATTGTGTAGCCATGTGCACTATTGTACTTTGTCACGCTATACTAACCATTTTTCCCTGCAGAGCCTATGgtccatttaataaaattatttactataaTTTGTGTGTTATTGCTCTTAGGTCCTGTCCTGGGAGAATCAGCAACCgtatggaggaggaggaagaaccAGCTGCTCCTATGAGGGTAGTATTACACCAGTTTTCAACTTGATAGTACattaaaagaacacttttttaaGTGGACTGATCCTTTGCataaattaaggaaaaaatatgaattttttagaatggtctaagggtatatAAGACCTACCAGATGCCTAACAGTCTAGGTTTCCTATGGAGGAAAGAGGGGAGGCAGCTGAGAGAGACTTTGATAGTTTGCAGAAGACTCATCTGTATGCATGCAATGATCAAAGTGTCAAACCAGTGTCCAAACTTTGAGACTAAAGTAAAATTCAGAATTCATAAGCTCTGAGTTTGTATGGGGTGCACGGGTTAAAGGTGCTTAGACAAGAGCCTGCCGACAGAAGAGTAGTCCACAGTGGGGATGCCATCAACATGTAGCAGGGCTACTGAACCCACTCATTCATACTCCAAGAAAAAGGGAACGACCtgtttctgggggggggggttacaacTAAAGAGGGGGAGCATGCAAGCACGCTCTGGTTACAGTTTACTAATCTTACTCAGTGGCCACTCCTGTCTTTTTGACCAAAGTCCATAGAAATTTAAACATGAGCAGTAGTCTACAAAGCTGTAAGGTTTTCGTTCTGCCAAAATCGACATGACTGAACTCATAGCTGGGTTTTTTCATAATTATCTTACATGCTTTTGAGCCCCTAGCTTAAATTGAACATTATCAAGAGGGAAAGCTTGTAAAATTGTAGAAACTAGGAAATGTTATAGATGGCAAAACATTTCAGAGAACCTTCTAAAATCATATGACCCCATTTTGACTTTCATATGTCCTGGTTTAAATGGGTTTTGCATTCTAAAGGCTtggtattgaaaaaaatacatcagaAGCAAAAACAAAAGCTCCTACACTAATCAGATGTAATCTGTTGTTTTCCAACTACCTAGTGCAAAGCATGAATCTGTTTGTTTACCATAGGTTGTTAAGCTAGGCaataatttgacatgtgtacagcagtcttcCAACGTTATTCTTGTGTTaaccatagaacagaatgactgtgtgtacagtgctcattcatgggTATCACTagaaactatcacaaaagattgtttccagcgacaattctcTGATGTCCATTgaatgtctgtacagggctttagaaaGGGGCACAATTTGATTTAATGTGTACATCTCTATGGGTGTGTTGTTACCATTATAATACATTGTTCTTCGGGGACAGAAACCCATGTAAATAGGCCCATGTTTTTTGTAAAGTTCTGCAAAAGTTTCACTgctatactgtaataaaaaattgtgtatttgtgtaaatttGAAAAGAAGCGATGGTGCTTTCCAAAAGAACAATAAAACCTTTCAagaccaaaaatgtaagcaaagataaaaaaatttgaaagttttgaattttatttctaGCGCATATAACAAGCAAAGATGAGTATAAAAAGAAGCAACTCCAAAGCCCACCCCACAATTAGAAAAATTGCATAAAAGGGCTATTTGTTAAGCATGtctgtgttaaaatgtaataatgcagcTTTTACCTTTTGGAACGCAATACTTTCTTTTCTAATGTTAGCATTTCAGAGACTACAGCAATAGAAGGGGAATAGTACCAATTCTTTTACAAGACTGAAGTTTATAGAAAAAGGAACAGCAAATGTTACctacaatacaaatattgttttacccCCTACATGTTTTCTAAACATATGAACATATATAACCATTTTAATAAtggagaatttagaaaaaaatacagagctCTCcataatgaaaacttttttccCATAGTCAgtgcacattttacaatttttcatgGGGGAACATAGTAAAAACATGtaatttctctatatttttttttttttatataaagccaaacCCAATGGCCACCTAGTTTCCCAAAGAACTAGAGCTAACAGACTGGAAGGAATAGCTGTACGAAGATGAACCTGTAGCATCAAAACTTCCTCTTCGTGATCCACTGCGTGAACCAGAGCGAGATCCTGAACGTGATCCTGGGGCTGAGGAAACATTGTAAGGACTGCTTATGCCTTTGGAAGACACTGAAGCAGCTTCAAGCATTCGCAATCCCGTTATGTCTTCAACCATAGATCGATCTACAGCTTCTTTGTAGGAGATTTTGAGCTTAGTTTTTGGGCAGGTCAGAATTTTGGGATAGCTATTTATGTCTCGCAGTTTCTGAGCAGCTCGACCATCAATCATGCCTTTACGAATAGCCTCCTCTGTAGTTACTCTTGATTGTGTTTCTGGATCAATAAGGCCTCCTGTTAAATACTGAAACTCAAGAAAACGCTGTCCAGCTTCATAGGGCAACCAGTTCACCTTCATTGCTTCTGCAGCAGATAACTTTTTTTGTCCTCTTACGCCATCAAACCCGGAATAGGCTTTCTGAGCTTGCTTTAGCCTGGCTGACATATCATGATCTAATATGCCTTGAGAAACTGCATCTTGCAAGTTGATTCTCTGCCCCGAGGTTGGGTTAATAATTCCTCCAGTGCAAACTTGTGCTTCCAGTAAACGTTGTCCAGTAATTGTATCAACAATGCCACGCTTAATGCCTtctgatattgatattttttcataGGTTTCGGTATCAAATATTGCTGCAATAGGTGTCGTTTCTTCTAAAGTGTCTGAAAATGAACCACTTTTAGACCATGAACCGGTTCGAAATCTGGGTGATGACAGAGATGAAACTGATGAAACTGATGAAACTGAATCTTGTCTAGAGGTAATTAACACATCATCACTTAAGTTTCTATTGGAGATCATATCTGCAAATTGAGTAAGGCTTAGTGTACCAGCACGATATTGTTCAAAATTGCCTTTGTTGATTACGCCTAGGTCAATTGCCTCTTGGACATCATACTGGCTTCCTGTTTTTCGGTCAACAAGGACAACTCTAGTTGAACCATCAGAACCTGTAGTAGTAATTTCTTCCCATTCACACTCTTGTTCTGAAAGATCAATATAGGTTTCATAATCAATAAGCCCTTTGTTATATGCCTCTTGTACTGTCATTTCTCGGTTTGTGTCTGGGTCAACTATGACTACTCTACGCTTCCTAGAGGTCTTCTTTTGTGAAGCTTGCactgattttttcttttcttttagaggGAGTAGACAAAGGTTGGTTTTTGGATCAACAATACACCTTTCTTTTAGTTGTAGGTAAGTCAGATTTTCTTCTGTGTTGGGGTCAAAAAAGCCTTTTGTATCATCATCTGGATCTGAAAGAATTGCATTCAGTTCTTCATTGAAGTACCCACGTTTATAAGCAACATCCACTGGTAGACGATGGCTTGCTTTAGGATCAATGATTCCACCTGTGGCTATCTGAGCTTCCAGCAAGCGGATTCCATGTCCTTTCTCAATAAGTTCTTTGTTCATAGCCTGAAATAGTGATATTATATTGCCAGTTTCTGGGTCTTTGTAGCCAGTAACAGCCCTTTCTGCAGACAGTAGCTTTTCCTTGAATTCAATTCCAACAAGACCTCTCCTGTAGGCTTCTTCCACTGGCAGCCTTAGATTATTTACTGGATCTACTATGAATCCAGTAGCTGCTTGAGCTTCCAAAAGTTCAAGTGTGGTTCCAGGCCTCAGCAATCCTTTTTTCATTGCATCATATATCCCAAATTTTTCCTTTGTAGCTTCATTATAGATTCCAGCAATGCAACTGGAACCTTGCAGGAAATCTTTTATTCTTTCACTGACTTCTTCAACAGATATCTGACCAGATTCTAGTTGATCTACTGTAGTAGAGCGAATGATGCCAGACTCCACTAACTCATTCAGTGGCACCTGGTGTCTAATACCTTGGAATGAAAGACTTTTCTTCATTACAGGCAACAAAAGCAATCCTGTATGAGGCTCTACTCTACATTTCTGTCTAAGTTGTTGATAACTGACATTTTTCTTGGTGACTggttcaatgtatttttttgcaccttCACTGGTATCACTTAATGATCGATTCAAATCCCTGTCAATCAAGCCTCGTGATAATGCAACCTCAACTGGTACAAAGACACTGTTTACTGGGTCAACAATTCCACCGGCTGCCAACTGGGCTTCTAGGAGCCGCAATCCAACGTCTCTGCTAATCAGATTATTCTTAATAGCTTCTGCAACACACACTGTCTTACCAGAGAAAGGATCTCTAAAGCCAGTAACTGCTTTTTCTGCAGTATAAATGGCCTCTCTGTCTGCAAAATCAATAAGATCCCTAGCTACAGCATTATCTACAGTCAGCTTTTCATTCCTTTGTAGATCTATTATTCCTCCTGTTGCAGCTTGAGCTTCTAAGAGCATAACTGAACTTTCAGGCGTAATCAACTTTTTCCGCTTGGCCTCCACAAATGGATATTTCTCTTTAGGTGTTACAGAGACACCTGCAATTGAGCCAGCACCTTTCAGGAAAGGCTCAATCTCAGCAGCTACCTCTTCCAGGGATTTTTGTCCCTTAATTAATCTTTCAAATGTTGactttgttattatttggcattCAAGAAGCTGATGagctgtaatttttttcctaagtccatcaaaaacaaatttagaaGGATCAATTGACATGTCTTCATCAGTCTGTGTCTGCCTGCTGGAACCAGAAGGCCGTCTTTTAAGATTTTCCAGTTCCTTTTGCATTGCCAGTCTCTGTGCTTCAAAATCAGCTTGGCTAGTTCGATGAGTCTCTTCTACCTTACGCCTGCATCTCTCTTCAATTGACCTGATCTCTGCCTGCAATCTTTCAATTTCACTTTTTAATGATGCCTTGTCGCGTTCACTTCTCTCCCACTCACTTTCAATCCTCTTTACATCCTCCTCCTTACGGGTATACTGACTCTTCCACTGATTCAGGTCATTTCGAATCTGCTGCTTTTCATCTTCCAGGCGTTGCTTGTTCCGTGCTTCAGTATCTAATGTTGCCTTTGCACGACTGAGTTCCTCTTCCAGACGCTGAAGTCTCATCTTGTCTTGctccaaaagttttattttcataagAAGGCTTTCTTTTTCTTGAAAGACTTCTGAGTATTTGCTACTTGATTCCTGTATCTTACTAGTTGCCtatattaaagacaaaaaatatagaGATTTTTATTTAGCCAaccttgcagctttttttttttttataatgattagtTATATTTGTACATTGCACAAACATGCATTACCTTGATCACACTTATTATGGCTGCTtgcaaaatacaaaacctttttcTAGGGCTATATTGTTAAAGTATTGCTATTGTGTGGTTTGTTTTATGTGCTTTTGCTtaaatagtaaaattatttttgtgtttaaagttttaaCAGCTTTGGAGTTTAGTGGTAGTATTAGTACCAGTCTAGTGGTagtaataaataattagaaataacaaagaaataataaaattacaaactcTGGAAGACACCATTTAATGAAACAGACATTGGACTGTATCAACAACTGACAGACAATGAATatgattaaaacataaaaagattaaaCAACTGATCATCAACACATAGAAGGACAGATGATAAAACGGATTACAATGTTAgtatattttatcaaaataaagcaagatattgtttttaccttttatattgtgcataTATTGGTGCAGAACATCCATAACATATTAATGTGAAAgtgctattttcattttttgttctaaAATCAAAAATCTGCTTTATATGTATAGGTTTGTATATATTAGatacatgcatatataaatattatagctgCCAATAACggacataacataaaaaacattgccTAATACATATATGACAATGTAACCCTGTCGTTTAAAGTGCATTCCCcatgcataaaatataatgcCTATAATAAAATTGTCACAAAATAATACCACCAATAAAAGTAGTGTGTAATATTTCAGGTAAGGTTCATATGAGTTACGGTACTTGCTAAGATACTCACTACATATCACTATATATCCATTAAGACATGTTAGTAATCAGAGCCAGATTTAAATGCCATGTTTCACCTTTTCTGACtggtaataaaacaattattgtttGTGATTGAAAGAACTAAAGAGACAtgtcatgtcagttttttttctagttttagataGAGCAGTAAAGGATTTAAACTTATTTCAGGTTTTTCTGCTTTCCTGAGCTCCAGTGAGAGATTTCCCGTCACTTCCTGCCAAACTGACCATGTTTTATCTGACAGGTAGTAAGGAAAAATGCAACATACCCAAGGTTAGTCTTTGGGTGGGGGAATCCACCTTCTTGGCATGGTGCACACATACATACCTCATATTACCAAAACGCAATCACTTGTATGGATCCTAAATGTTCTACAATTGATCTCCAGGAATGTCCACCTTGAAGGTAACCCTCCCCATCTAATTGcctaaaaaaacctaaatgctTGATTTACTTACATAAATGTTATCATGCACCTATCTTCTTGCCTGGTTAGGAGAAGGGCATTTCTTCACAAGTCTATATTGTCTGTTGTCCATCACCATAGTCTTTAAAGAGTTTtcacaaatggggggggggggaagtaatCTGACCAGGAAACATTAGACCTGGTCTCCAGTGCTGAATAGCCATCATCACAACCAGAAGAGGCATTGGGGAGGGTAGagaatgagaacaaaaaaaaggttttggcatAAAAAaccctctctctgtctctctgttGTACACTGCTTTTTTTGGGGAATGGTGCATGTCTCCTATGCCAGTTCCCATCTGTCCATGCCTTTTTTACAGTAgtttacaattaaaacaaaaaatggtcaTAATTTAGGAGCAAAAATCATCAACATGTGAACATAAAAGGGATTCACCCCCAAGTTCAAATTTCAAAAAAGATTTGCCAAACCCCTTGATAAAAAGTAAACCTGAAAAGTTTTGCCTGTTGCTATATTTGATATTTAGAATATCTATGTATAAAGACACAAAAGAACACAGCGTTCCGTACCCAATGTAGTTGTATCACAGAGCATACATTATTGCAGCCTACATGGCCTCGATATGATTTTTGCCCAGGACCCCAATTTATCTAAAACTGGCCCAGACAGGGacacatgcaggaaaaaaaaatgaaaaggagtcCTAGCCTACTTCTACTCtactaaataaaagcaattttatttctatgttgCCGTTAGAAAGTTCCTGTTTTTTGAAACATGATTTGTTTGACTAAAAGTGGGGGAAATCTCTTTAACTGAGCCCTAGATAGAAACCTGACAAGAGTATAAATCCTTACCCACTCtaccaaaaaaatgcaatcttGGCAAACTTTAACTCTGGTATAAATCTGGCTCTGTTAGTAgcaactgaatatatatattggggcATTTAAAGATTATTCCTAATGAGAACACAAATTAAAGAAATTTATCTGAATACCTCTAGTGCTTGCTTTTGGAATTTTTCAATTTCCTGTCTCAAATTTTGCCTCTCTTTCTGCAACTCATTAATAAGACCCTGAAGCTCCAGGGATCGCTTGTTGCTGATTTGTAGCTGGTTCTTTAATTCAGTAatagttgcatttttttcaccATCCACTTCATCTTTACACTTTTTAACTTCCTCATTTTCCAGTCGAACATAGCGCAGCTCTTCTTCCAACCTCAGATGCTCTTTAGTTAGATTTTCTGTGATTGACTGCAGTTTTTCTAGCTCTATTTTGCTTTCATTCAAACTTCTGTTTCTCTCCTCAATGGTTTTTTGCAAGTGCTCATTTCTAATATGAGCTTGGCGTAAGTTTTCTTGTTCTACATGCAGCTGGCGTCTTAGACTTTCCACTTCAGCTACAAGTTTACTCAGCTCATCAATATTTCTTTGTTGGTCTCTAAGTTGACCATCTAAAGATTCCTTTTGCTGGCGCAAGTCTTCTTctgtttgctttttaataatagtaatttgcTCTATTTGCTGGGTAAGCGTTgtaatctttttaaattgttcaCTATTAGTTCTTCTAAAAGTCTCCAGCTCATCttccagctttttattttttgtatgctcATCTGAGGCAATTCTTTTTTGACGATTTACTTCCTCCTCTAGTTTATTCTTTTGTGTTTGCAGGTCTTTCAGATTAACTTGAAGTCTGCTGATATCACTTTCCTTTCCTTGCTTTTCTGTTGACAGTTTTTCATAATCTGATTTAAGTCTGAATAACTCTTGTTCCTGAATTTTTAGTTTGTTAATGGTGTCTGTGGCACTGCTGTTGGCTTTCTGCAAGTCAAATTGGGTTCTCTGCAGTTTAACATGCTCCCCCTCAAGTTTTTTCCTTTGATCTGTTTCAACTTCAATAAGTTTTTTTAGACGGTCAATTTCCTTGTTGCGATCCTGGATAGTTTTGGCAGCATCCTCAAGAGATTTCTTGTGTTTTTTCTCCTCTTCAGACTTAAAAATGTTGAGCTGTTTTATCTCAATCTCAAGCTGTTGCTTCTTCTGATTGAGTTCTGATACAAATGACTTATTCTGGTGAGCatcatcttctgtttttttaagattgtttGTCATTTGTGTCAGAGAGGTCTTTAATCTGTTGACTTCTGTCAACAAGTCCCGTTTCTCTCTTGTTAAACTATCAATTTGTTCATTCAAGCCGCTGATATTATCTTCTTTTTGAACAGTTATTTCGTGGATGGtggtttttgtaatattaatttcTGTCTCATACTTGTTCCTTAAATTTATAATTTGCTCATCATAATTGTTTCTTACCTTTATAAGCTCGTTTTCATATTGTCTCTGGCGTGCAGCTTCCTCTTGAAGTTGGTATTTTAACTTTTCAATCTCGTTGTTTCTGTCCTGAATTGTCCTGCTGGCCTCCTCTAATGACCTCTTGTACCCCGACGTCTCTTCTGATTGAACACGAATTACCTTTTGTAACTCTATTTCTAATTGCTGCTTTCTTTGAGTAAGCTCAGACCCTGTTGCTTTTTGCTGAAAAGCATCTTCTTCTGCCCTTCTGCGCTGCTCACTTGTTTGAACAATGGTCTCATTGAGTCTGGTAATTTCTTGTGTGAGATCACGATTTTCTCTGGCTAGCTTCTCGAGTTGGGATCTAAGTTCATAAGTGTCTTCTTCTTTCTGAACAGTAATTTGCTGTATGGTTGTCTTCGTAATGTTTATTTCAGATTCATATTTGTTCCTCAAACTACTGATTTCGTCATTATATTGCTTCCTTACCTTTGACAGCTCATTCTCATATTCCCTCTTCCTCTGGCCCTCATCTTGAAGTAGAAGTCTAAGCTTTTCTATCTCGTATTCCTTCTCCTTGATTATCTTGTCAGTTTCTATTTTTTGACGGTTGACACTTTCTAGGTCATTTTGCCTTCTTTGCTGTATTTGATCAAACTCATTCTTTTGGAGCTCACATCTGTCCTCCAGGGCTTTTCTCCTACGTTTCTCATCATCAATCTCATAAGTGAGCCTTGTTATCTTCTCATTTAGTTCTGTTATTTGACCATAACATTTTTCAAGGTTCTGTTTGGCAGAAGACCCTTCCatttcaaattttcttttca
This window harbors:
- the DSP gene encoding desmoplakin isoform X2 produces the protein MSMNGSHTRINTLGRLIRTESGQDISGRYDMMNNHKMSVGGGGGAQKVFYTQHSYSEQTGDSYGQSGTMSRRPNTVQDMLQTISASLARAEMIVQHELQYGDGGTLLRNRDLEDCLGGAREQMDMVEGLIKEMSMMGQSCDSYHRRLLQLYDQMRAIDKAIQAPRLRKGSKGGGFSSQSGSGWDDYTKRTTTETLNQIRQQRRQMESVDWGFDATSVELQISNHRKFHNAIADYRWELDKIKADLREKGAIYQLEEEYDGLLKASFERMDQLRQLQNIIQATSKEIMWINDKEEEELVYDWSDKNRDIPRKQESFSKLMSQLEVKEKDLNKIKQDSDQLILNQHPAADKIEAYMDTLQTQWSWILQITKCIDVHLKENAAYFQFFDEAQSTENYLTTLQDTIRKKYPCDKSMPLQRVLEMIKDLEKERDKINEYKRQVQNLVNKSKKIIQLKPRNPDYRRDKPIVLKALCDYKQDQKVIHKGDECILKNNSQRSKWNVTGPGGLDMVVPSVSLIIPPPNPEAVDLSSKIEQFYEAILALWSQLYINMKSLVSWHYCMIDIEKIRAMTLAKLKTMRQEDYQKVVTDLELHYQEFMRNSQGSNMFGDEEKRKMQSHFSEAQNHYQKLVVQLPGYQTRETTTVITKKPPAPSTSERIEYVTQTQSSNVKSSTSSIGIDQERLKQENQFLLELQKIRQQLEIYETRILQRNVYYVTNDSLRDISNRIEDLEVLKGEGQGLSAQISRLKEMILNLKDSDKSSYMQSELSVLIKKMENINGFSREHSERLRALLNLLQSILQLEDLIKVYEARLTEEETISLDPAKLEAYRNTLKKMRAELDQKKSQLKGLDSDLNIALQINDRANQAYPYCEVDISKFSDKTNQLSERWKRIEKEIDDRSWELEKQGKQLRNYRDMYQALSRWIGDTKNKQDVLESGKLTDASSIARYLNEQRNLNIEIQGKRDNLEEVVKTADQCASAIKDYELQLASYSSGLETLLNIPIKRTMVQSPSTIIMQESAEIQARYIELLTRGNDYYRLLHEMSKSMEDLKMKNTRIEILEEELRLARDANSDNSQKNKYLDQNLQKYQIECSEYKSKLLLLEDMKRKFEMEGSSAKQNLEKCYGQITELNEKITRLTYEIDDEKRRRKALEDRCELQKNEFDQIQQRRQNDLESVNRQKIETDKIIKEKEYEIEKLRLLLQDEGQRKREYENELSKVRKQYNDEISSLRNKYESEINITKTTIQQITVQKEEDTYELRSQLEKLARENRDLTQEITRLNETIVQTSEQRRRAEEDAFQQKATGSELTQRKQQLEIELQKVIRVQSEETSGYKRSLEEASRTIQDRNNEIEKLKYQLQEEAARQRQYENELIKATSKIQESSSKYSEVFQEKESLLMKIKLLEQDKMRLQRLEEELSRAKATLDTEARNKQRLEDEKQQIRNDLNQWKSQYTRKEEDVKRIESEWERSERDKASLKSEIERLQAEIRSIEERCRRKVEETHRTSQADFEAQRLAMQKELENLKRRPSGSSRQTQTDEDMSIDPSKFVFDGLRKKITAHQLLECQIITKSTFERLIKGQKSLEEVAAEIEPFLKGAGSIAGVSVTPKEKYPFVEAKRKKLITPESSVMLLEAQAATGGIIDLQRNEKLTVDNAVARDLIDFADREAIYTAEKAVTGFRDPFSGKTVCVAEAIKNNLISRDVGLRLLEAQLAAGGIVDPVNSVFVPVEVALSRGLIDRDLNRSLSDTSEGAKKYIEPVTKKNVSYQQLRQKCRVEPHTGLLLLPVMKKSLSFQGIRHQVPLNELVESGIIRSTTVDQLESGQISVEEVSERIKDFLQGSSCIAGIYNEATKEKFGIYDAMKKGLLRPGTTLELLEAQAATGFIVDPVNNLRLPVEEAYRRGLVGIEFKEKLLSAERAVTGYKDPETGNIISLFQAMNKELIEKGHGIRLLEAQIATGGIIDPKASHRLPVDVAYKRGYFNEELNAILSDPDDDTKGFFDPNTEENLTYLQLKERCIVDPKTNLCLLPLKEKKKSVQASQKKTSRKRRVVIVDPDTNREMTVQEAYNKGLIDYETYIDLSEQECEWEEITTTGSDGSTRVVLVDRKTGSQYDVQEAIDLGVINKGNFEQYRAGTLSLTQFADMISNRNLSDDVLITSRQDSVSSVSSVSSLSSPRFRTGSWSKSGSFSDTLEETTPIAAIFDTETYEKISISEGIKRGIVDTITGQRLLEAQVCTGGIINPTSGQRINLQDAVSQGILDHDMSARLKQAQKAYSGFDGVRGQKKLSAAEAMKVNWLPYEAGQRFLEFQYLTGGLIDPETQSRVTTEEAIRKGMIDGRAAQKLRDINSYPKILTCPKTKLKISYKEAVDRSMVEDITGLRMLEAASVSSKGISSPYNVSSAPGSRSGSRSGSRSGSRRGSFDATGSSSYSYSFQSVSSSSLGN
- the DSP gene encoding desmoplakin isoform X1, which encodes MSMNGSHTRINTLGRLIRTESGQDISGRYDMMNNHKMSVGGGGGAQKVFYTQHSYSEQTGDSYGQSGTMSRRPNTVQDMLQTISASLARAEMIVQHELQYGDGGTLLRNRDLEDCLGGAREQMDMVEGLIKEMSMMGQSCDSYHRRLLQLYDQMRAIDKAIQAPRLRKGSKGGGFSSQSGSGWDDYTKRTTTETLNQIRQQRRQMESVDWGFDATSVELQISNHRKFHNAIADYRWELDKIKADLREKGAIYQLEEEYDGLLKASFERMDQLRQLQNIIQATSKEIMWINDKEEEELVYDWSDKNRDIPRKQESFSKLMSQLEVKEKDLNKIKQDSDQLILNQHPAADKIEAYMDTLQTQWSWILQITKCIDVHLKENAAYFQFFDEAQSTENYLTTLQDTIRKKYPCDKSMPLQRVLEMIKDLEKERDKINEYKRQVQNLVNKSKKIIQLKPRNPDYRRDKPIVLKALCDYKQDQKVIHKGDECILKNNSQRSKWNVTGPGGLDMVVPSVSLIIPPPNPEAVDLSSKIEQFYEAILALWSQLYINMKSLVSWHYCMIDIEKIRAMTLAKLKTMRQEDYQKVVTDLELHYQEFMRNSQGSNMFGDEEKRKMQSHFSEAQNHYQKLVVQLPGYQTRETTTVITKKPPAPSTSERIEYVTQTQSSNVKSSTSSIGIDQERLKQENQFLLELQKIRQQLEIYETRILQRNVYYVTNDSLRDISNRIEDLEVLKGEGQGLSAQISRLKEMILNLKDSDKSSYMQSELSVLIKKMENINGFSREHSERLRALLNLLQSILQLEDLIKVYEARLTEEETISLDPAKLEAYRNTLKKMRAELDQKKSQLKGLDSDLNIALQINDRANQAYPYCEVDISKFSDKTNQLSERWKRIEKEIDDRSWELEKQGKQLRNYRDMYQALSRWIGDTKNKQDVLESGKLTDASSIARYLNEQRNLNIEIQGKRDNLEEVVKTADQCASAIKDYELQLASYSSGLETLLNIPIKRTMVQSPSTIIMQESAEIQARYIELLTRGNDYYRLLHEMSKSMEDLKMKNTRIEILEEELRLARDANSDNSQKNKYLDQNLQKYQIECSEYKSKLLLLEDMKRKFEMEGSSAKQNLEKCYGQITELNEKITRLTYEIDDEKRRRKALEDRCELQKNEFDQIQQRRQNDLESVNRQKIETDKIIKEKEYEIEKLRLLLQDEGQRKREYENELSKVRKQYNDEISSLRNKYESEINITKTTIQQITVQKEEDTYELRSQLEKLARENRDLTQEITRLNETIVQTSEQRRRAEEDAFQQKATGSELTQRKQQLEIELQKVIRVQSEETSGYKRSLEEASRTIQDRNNEIEKLKYQLQEEAARQRQYENELIKVRNNYDEQIINLRNKYETEINITKTTIHEITVQKEDNISGLNEQIDSLTREKRDLLTEVNRLKTSLTQMTNNLKKTEDDAHQNKSFVSELNQKKQQLEIEIKQLNIFKSEEEKKHKKSLEDAAKTIQDRNKEIDRLKKLIEVETDQRKKLEGEHVKLQRTQFDLQKANSSATDTINKLKIQEQELFRLKSDYEKLSTEKQGKESDISRLQVNLKDLQTQKNKLEEEVNRQKRIASDEHTKNKKLEDELETFRRTNSEQFKKITTLTQQIEQITIIKKQTEEDLRQQKESLDGQLRDQQRNIDELSKLVAEVESLRRQLHVEQENLRQAHIRNEHLQKTIEERNRSLNESKIELEKLQSITENLTKEHLRLEEELRYVRLENEEVKKCKDEVDGEKNATITELKNQLQISNKRSLELQGLINELQKERQNLRQEIEKFQKQALEATSKIQESSSKYSEVFQEKESLLMKIKLLEQDKMRLQRLEEELSRAKATLDTEARNKQRLEDEKQQIRNDLNQWKSQYTRKEEDVKRIESEWERSERDKASLKSEIERLQAEIRSIEERCRRKVEETHRTSQADFEAQRLAMQKELENLKRRPSGSSRQTQTDEDMSIDPSKFVFDGLRKKITAHQLLECQIITKSTFERLIKGQKSLEEVAAEIEPFLKGAGSIAGVSVTPKEKYPFVEAKRKKLITPESSVMLLEAQAATGGIIDLQRNEKLTVDNAVARDLIDFADREAIYTAEKAVTGFRDPFSGKTVCVAEAIKNNLISRDVGLRLLEAQLAAGGIVDPVNSVFVPVEVALSRGLIDRDLNRSLSDTSEGAKKYIEPVTKKNVSYQQLRQKCRVEPHTGLLLLPVMKKSLSFQGIRHQVPLNELVESGIIRSTTVDQLESGQISVEEVSERIKDFLQGSSCIAGIYNEATKEKFGIYDAMKKGLLRPGTTLELLEAQAATGFIVDPVNNLRLPVEEAYRRGLVGIEFKEKLLSAERAVTGYKDPETGNIISLFQAMNKELIEKGHGIRLLEAQIATGGIIDPKASHRLPVDVAYKRGYFNEELNAILSDPDDDTKGFFDPNTEENLTYLQLKERCIVDPKTNLCLLPLKEKKKSVQASQKKTSRKRRVVIVDPDTNREMTVQEAYNKGLIDYETYIDLSEQECEWEEITTTGSDGSTRVVLVDRKTGSQYDVQEAIDLGVINKGNFEQYRAGTLSLTQFADMISNRNLSDDVLITSRQDSVSSVSSVSSLSSPRFRTGSWSKSGSFSDTLEETTPIAAIFDTETYEKISISEGIKRGIVDTITGQRLLEAQVCTGGIINPTSGQRINLQDAVSQGILDHDMSARLKQAQKAYSGFDGVRGQKKLSAAEAMKVNWLPYEAGQRFLEFQYLTGGLIDPETQSRVTTEEAIRKGMIDGRAAQKLRDINSYPKILTCPKTKLKISYKEAVDRSMVEDITGLRMLEAASVSSKGISSPYNVSSAPGSRSGSRSGSRSGSRRGSFDATGSSSYSYSFQSVSSSSLGN